In the Thermovenabulum gondwanense genome, TTTGCAACAACACAGCTAATACCCGCTTCTTTAATTGCAATGGGGGCGTGTTCCCTCGAACTCCCGCACCCAAAATTTTTTCCGGCTACTATGATATCCCCCGGCTGAATTTTTTTAGAAAAACCCGGGAATATATCTTCCATGCAGTGCTCCGCAAGCTCCCTGGGGTCCGTTGTATTTAAAAACCTTGCTGGAATAATCACATCGGTATCTATATTATCCGGAAAAACCCATGCTCTACCCTTATATATCATTTTTAATCACCTCCATGGGATGGGCTATTTTGCCTTTTACGGCAGAAGCTGCTGCCACCGCCGGATTTGTCAGGTATATTTCGCTTTCGGGATGTCCCATACGTCCGACGAAATTTCTGTTCGTTGTTGAAACAGCCCTTTCGCCCTTTGCCAGTATGCCCATATGTCCTCCGAGGCACGGTCCGCAGGTAGGTGTGCTTACCACCGCACCAGCCTCCACAAAAATCTCCATCAATCCCTCTCTTATCATTTGAAGGTAAACTTCCTGAGTAGCAGGTATCACTATCATCCTCACGTAAGGGTGCACCTTATTGCCCTTTATAACCTTTGCAGCCATCCTCATATCTTCAATCCTTCCATTGGTGCAGGAGCCGATAACCACCTGATCTACGGTAATATCTCCTACCTCAGATATATTGACGGAATTTTCGGGAAGATGCGGGAGGGCTACCTGAGGTTCCAGCTTTGATACGTCGTATTCCCTTACATCACAGTATTGAGCATCATCGTCACTTTTATAAACCTTATATGTTTTTTTAGCCCTATCCTTTACGTAGTTTAGCGTCACATCGTCGGGTTCCATTATACCGTTTTTTGCTCCCGCTTCTATAGCCATATTTGTAATGGTGAGCCTTTCATCCACGGTAAGGTATTTTAAGGCTTCTCCCGAAAATTCCATGGCTCTGTAAAGCGCTCCGTCCACCCCTATGTCCTTGATTGTAAAAAGTATAAAATCCTTTCCGGTGACAAAGGGAGAGGGTTTTCCCCTGTAGATAAACTTCATACTTTCAGGCACCTTAAACCAGCATTTACCCGTCATCATTGCAAAAGCGATGTCCGTACTTCCAACTCCTGTAGAAAATGCGCCCAGTGCTCCGTAGGTGCACGTATGAGAATCGGCGCCAATTACAAGATCCCCGGGACCCACGAGACCTTTTTCGGGAAGAAGGGCATGCTCAATACCCATCCTCCCCACTTCGTAATAATGAGTAATATCATACTTTCGCGCAAAATCCCTTAAAGCTTTGGAAAGCTCAGCAGATTTTATATCCTTGTTAGGCGTAAAATGATCGGGTATAAGGGCAATTTTTTCCTTATCGAATACCTCTTTACCCCCAGCCTTTTCAAATTCCTTAATTGCCACAGGGCCGGTAATATCGTTGGCAAGCACCAAGTCCACACCTGCCATGATAAGTTCTCCGGGCTCCACAAAGTTTTTTCCCGCGTGTTCTGCCAGTATTTTTTGCGTTATGGTCATCCCCATTTTTATTCCTCCTCATTAGTTTCCGCCGGTTTATTCCCATTGCTGTTATAAAGGGTCTTATTGAGGGCATCCGTATAAGCCCTGGCGCTGGCCTCGATTATATCGGTGCTCAAACCCCTGCCGGTAAAAATCCTCCCATCCTTTTCTATCCTCACCACTACCTCGCCTATAGCATCCTTCCCTGCAGAAACGGATTTTATCGAGTAATCCACCAACCTGCAATTGATATTGCACGCCCTTTCCAACGCTTTATAGGTCGCATCAACGGGACCGTTTCCGGTAGCCGCCTCCTCCACGGTATTCCCCTGGATTTTTACCCTGACGGTAGAAGTAGCAATTGCTTGATTGCCGCTGGAGGTTTGAAAATACTCTAACTCTATCAGCTGGGGTATTTTTGTCACCTGTTCTTCTACAATTGCCTCGATATCGCTATCCGTAATTTCCTTTTTCTTGTCGGCCAGGTCTTTAAATCTCTCAAAAGCCCTGTTTATCTCATCCTCCGAGAGCTCATAACCAAGTTCTTTCAACCTCTGCACAAAGGCATGGCGCCCGGAAAGTTTGCCCAGCACTATTCTATTGGATGTAAGCCCGATGGATTCGGGTGTCATTATTTCATAGGTAGATTTTTCCGAGAGCACCCCGTGCTGGTGTATTCCGGAAGCATGGGCAAAGGCATTGGCCCCGACTATGGCTTTATTCGGCTGAACGTATATACCCGTCAGGGTGCTAACTACTTTGCTGGTCCTGTAGATCTGTTTGGTGTCAATATTTAAATCTACCTTATAAATGTCCTTTCTTGTCACAAGGGCCATCACCAGCTCTTCTAATGCGGCATTACCCGCCCTTTCTCCCAGACCGTTTATCGTGCACTCCACCTGAGTCGCCCCATTGACAACCGCGGCAAGGGAATTGGCGACCGCCATCCCCAGGTCATTATGGCAGTGCACGCTGATTTTAACCCTATCCATTTCCGGGACCCTTTCCCTTAACGTCCGTATAAGGTTTGCAAATTCTTCAGGCGTGGTATAACCCACCGTATCCGGGATGTTTATTACCGTGGCTCCCGCCCTAATTGTCTGGGAAAACAGTTTGCACAAAAATTCCACATCGGATCTTGTGGCATCTTCTGCAGAAAACTCCACATCTTCAAAATAGG is a window encoding:
- the leuD gene encoding 3-isopropylmalate dehydratase small subunit, which codes for MIYKGRAWVFPDNIDTDVIIPARFLNTTDPRELAEHCMEDIFPGFSKKIQPGDIIVAGKNFGCGSSREHAPIAIKEAGISCVVAKSFARIFYRNAINIGLPILESSEAVEGIRAGDEVMVDTDTGEIKNITSGEIFYAKPFPGFINDIIKAGGLLNFAGGGQKNV
- the leuC gene encoding 3-isopropylmalate dehydratase large subunit, encoding MGMTITQKILAEHAGKNFVEPGELIMAGVDLVLANDITGPVAIKEFEKAGGKEVFDKEKIALIPDHFTPNKDIKSAELSKALRDFARKYDITHYYEVGRMGIEHALLPEKGLVGPGDLVIGADSHTCTYGALGAFSTGVGSTDIAFAMMTGKCWFKVPESMKFIYRGKPSPFVTGKDFILFTIKDIGVDGALYRAMEFSGEALKYLTVDERLTITNMAIEAGAKNGIMEPDDVTLNYVKDRAKKTYKVYKSDDDAQYCDVREYDVSKLEPQVALPHLPENSVNISEVGDITVDQVVIGSCTNGRIEDMRMAAKVIKGNKVHPYVRMIVIPATQEVYLQMIREGLMEIFVEAGAVVSTPTCGPCLGGHMGILAKGERAVSTTNRNFVGRMGHPESEIYLTNPAVAAASAVKGKIAHPMEVIKNDI
- a CDS encoding 2-isopropylmalate synthase — protein: MVMKVEIFDTTLRDGEQTPGVALNVYEKLEIARQLAKLKVDVIEAGFPIASNGDFNAVKTIAENVKGPVIAGLARANFKDIDKAAEALKNAESPRIHTFIASSPIHMQYKLKMSPEQVLEAAVEAVKRAKSYFEDVEFSAEDATRSDVEFLCKLFSQTIRAGATVINIPDTVGYTTPEEFANLIRTLRERVPEMDRVKISVHCHNDLGMAVANSLAAVVNGATQVECTINGLGERAGNAALEELVMALVTRKDIYKVDLNIDTKQIYRTSKVVSTLTGIYVQPNKAIVGANAFAHASGIHQHGVLSEKSTYEIMTPESIGLTSNRIVLGKLSGRHAFVQRLKELGYELSEDEINRAFERFKDLADKKKEITDSDIEAIVEEQVTKIPQLIELEYFQTSSGNQAIATSTVRVKIQGNTVEEAATGNGPVDATYKALERACNINCRLVDYSIKSVSAGKDAIGEVVVRIEKDGRIFTGRGLSTDIIEASARAYTDALNKTLYNSNGNKPAETNEEE